In Vitis vinifera cultivar Pinot Noir 40024 chromosome 4, ASM3070453v1, the genomic window TTTGTTGTAACGTACCTTGTATATTCCTAGtctttattcaaaattttaggtACTCTTAATAATATTCCTCTCAATATCACGTATATATATTTTGCAACATTGACAATGGACATGATAAAGTTTTACACCAAGTTGTGGTATCTTCATTATTCCTTGTAAAATCAAACAATCCCAATAACAGTCTTTGAACCATCAATCCCACGAGTGTAGTAATAAGTCTATAGGGATTTGATTTATTCATTCCTTCTTTTACTCCCTTTCATGATCTTATCTTCTTACTTGTATATAAATGAATGAATTCCTTGTAACAAAGAAATACactattcttttctttctttcctcctTAGTTTTTGACAAGAATAGATAAAAtactttttcttatatattttttaaaaggtataATAGAATTATatacaaaaacaataaaaggaaaatgaaataatcttatatataataaaaggaaataaaaactttcCTAAGAATATCTCTATTCGTAACATGGAAAGTCAAATATCTTCATATTTCTAATAATATCTCAAATTAGGGAATCAAATATCTCCACATCTCCAATAATATCTCCATATCTCTAATACTCCCTTCTCAAGGTGGCATGTGAAAATTGTGAACACCCAACTTAAAAAGTAGAGTATTGAAAATATCAATTGCAAATGTCTTAGTAAAGATATGGGTCGATTGTTCTTATGATCGAATTTACTTGGTGCAAATTAGACCTTATTGAAGCTTTTAATGAACTATGTGGTAGTCAATCTCAATGTGTTTTGTTCATTCATGAAAAGTTGGATTGGCTGATATATGAAGAGCAGATTTGTTATCACAATAAAGTAGGATTGGTTGCGAATGAGACACATCTAAATTTTCAAGTAGATAACAGATACCTATAACCTCACAACAGGTAGTTGTCATTGCTTAATATTCAGCTTCAGCTAAGGATCATGACGTTATTGATTACTTTTTAGACTTCCAAGAGATTGGTGAATTCCTAAGTAAAATACAGTGCCTTGTAATGGATCTTCTAGTATTATAGCACCTCCCCAACTAGAATCACATGACCGTTAGGTATAGAAAACGACCCACCAAACGTCTATATCAAGTGACATCAATTAAAGGTTCTTAGTCTATTTGGTTGAGCTTTAAATTTTGTTCCATAAGGGTTTTTGAAAGTTAGGAACTAAGGTGGCCAAATTTCTCAAGAAGCTCTAGTGCATATTTTCTTTGACTTAGATAGATCCCCTTTTTAGAGCGTGCAACCTcaataccaaggaaatatttcaactttCCAAGGTCTCtcaacttaaaatgattttgtagattttcttttattgtcaTGATCCTTGTGATGTTATTGCCTACAATGAGAATATCGTCAACGTAAACAAGAATGGTTGTAAAAGAATCATACATGgctttactaaataaaaaataatctaccTTGGATTATGTATATGATGCATTCTTCGAAGTAGTTGATATCTTGGCAAACCATTGACATGATGCTTACTTAAGACCATAAAGGGATTTTTGTAGTTTGCAAACTAAGTTCTTTGTTCCCAATTGCTTGAATCTTGGTGGAAGTTGCATATATGCTTTTTCATATAGATCTCTATTAAGGAATGCATTATTGATGTCAAGTTGGTGAAGGTGCCAATTACGAGTTATCACTATAACAAAGACAACACATGGTTGTGAGCTTTGCAACTAATGCAAAGGTTTCCTGATAATTAACCCTCTCTTGTTGGCTATATCCTTTTGCTGCCAAATGAGCCTTGTAATGTTCAATTGAGCCATCTTgtttatgtttaattttgtaaaccCGCTTACATCCTATTTCCCTTTTATTTGGAGGCAAAGGTTCAAGAATCTATGTTTGGTTGCCCTCTAAGGCTTTGATCTCCTTTTtcgttgcttttttttttttttccaattcttaTCAAGAATAGCCTATTCAATACTTTTGGGTTTTGTAATAGAAGAAATAGATACTAAAAAAGATCTATATGAAGTAGAGAATTTATcatattacaaatatttatttaatggaTGAGAAATGCTTATTTGACAAGAAAAGGACTTCAGAGATGGTAAAGCACAAGTGGCCATTTCACAATCATAGTCACTAAGGTAAGATGAAGGGTGTGTCTTATGGTTTGATCGTCTAACTGGTGGTTGAGGATAAGTTGATTCCAAAAAAGATTCATGAGCACCACAATTTGTGAAGTTGACTTTTTTAGTATGCCTAGAAATTGGTTCTTATTCTTCCAAAGGAAAAGGCACAATAGGTGCATTTGGAGAAATGTTAAAGGTCTTGGTaaagagaaaaacattttcatgAGATTAAACATCTTTTGAAGCAAAGAATCTTTTGGTGTTTAAATTGTGTAGCTTATACCCTTTTTTACAGTATGGATAACTAAGGAAAACACAATGAGAGGCTCTTGTATCAAACTTGGTTTCTGCAGCACTAGTATTAGTTGTGAAACACAAACAACCAAACACTCTCAAATGATTATAAAAAGGaacaaatccaaaaaataacttataagGTGTTTTTCCTAAAAAGAGGGGTAGGAGTTCTATTTATTAGGTATGTGGTAGTCAAAACACACTCGACCTAAAAATGAATTAGGAAGTTGGCTTGGAAATGCAGGCTCTAGCAACATTTAGTAAATGACCCTATTTtctactccattttgttgaggggtgTCAGTGCAACTTGTTTCATGGATAATTCCCTTATTTTGATAAAactctttcatttcaaattctaacCCCTTATCAGAacgaataattttaatttcttgcaAAACTAAGttgaaaataagaatgaaatgattgaaaaagtaggcgagtttcacttttattttgcaTAAGGAAAGTCAAGTACTCCTTGTATAATCATCCACAATAGTAAGAAAATAACAAGCCCCACTAGAAGAAGCTCTATGTTATTTTCCCCAAATGTCACAATGAATCAAATCAAAAGGAGAACAAATTTTTCATTACTTAAAGGGTAAGGGTTTGTTTAACAAGATGATAAACTTCACATATTCGAGTTTCAACAAAAGAATTATAACTAGAAatgtatttggaaaataatttaaaatgactaAAAGTAGGGTGTCTTAAACGTTGATGCTACAAGGTAGGATTTGAAGATGCGACTTGAGAACATTTGGGTGTATTAGGAAATGGCTTCACAACAAACAGGCTATCATGTAATCTGCCTACTCCAACCGTCTTCTTCAAGGACTGATCCTGTATAATTATACAAGAACAGACATAAAAAAACAACCACACAATTGGCATCCTGGATAATTTTCGCAACAAATATCAAGTTGACAATAAAACTTGTCACACACaacactttttttaaaataatattggaaGTCAAATGAGCGATTCCAATGTGAGTTATGGATGCTTTTGAACTATTTGGTAGTTGGACACTTACATGTGAGGTGATATGAGAAAGTAATGAAGGAGAAGACACTATGTGTTCAATtgtaccaaaatcaacaatccAAGAAATGGAGTTTGGAGAGGAGATGACATTTAAAGTGATCTTGATAGACTACTTTGTGGAAGGTTGTTACCTACAAAGTTTGAACTTGGTTGTGAACCAATTAAAGCCAAAATTTATTGGCATTGCCCTGGAGTAAAGGAAAAAGCCTGGGGGTGGACATGATAACAAAAACTTGGTTAGTTTTGTTGGTTTGGTCCCTTATAGAGCATATGGCCTGGAGGGTACCCACGTAGCTTgtaacatttttctttaattaacaTGTCCTTGCCTCCCACAAAAGTCACCACTTGGTTTTGAGCTACCCGAGTTGTTTTACTTCTTGAGTTTTCCTAATTAGTTATTTCTTTTCATAACAAACACAATGTTGCCTTGTGATGATGGTGGTGCCCCTAAGATTCCTCATTGCCTCTCCTCTAGAAGCAACAAAGAGAAGACCTTTCCAACAACTGGAATTAGGTCCATCAATAATATTTGACCATGCATGCCCGTATATGTTTTATTTAGACCCATTAAAAACTGCATGGTATGATCTCCATCTTAATTTATAGGCTTCTAAAGTTTTGTTAGATTCGGAGGTGCATGGTGGTATAGAAGAATAAAGATTCAACTCATCCCACAAagcttttaattttgaataataaatagTCATAGAATCCTAACCTTGCAATATCAAAATAATCCTTTTTGGCCATTCGAATATACAATGTCCATTGATTTGTAAGAACCTTTTTTCAAGATCCTTCCACAAGTCTTTTGCTATTTCTGTATAAATTACTGTCTCCTGCAAGTTCTGGAATGATGGCGTTCATGATCCAAGATGCAACCATGTTgtcattgttttcaaaaaacataattttcattATCAATAGGAGGTTTATGATAGTTCCATTGATAAATCCAAACTTGTTCTTGGTGCTAAGAGCTTTGATAATTGCTCTACTCCGCATGGTGTAGTTGTCTCCATTTAAGAGAAGGGATACCAATTTGGCTTTAAGATTGTTGAGGCATGCAAAATGAAAGCTACGTTCTTGCCATTCTTCCTTGTatcattattttcaatgtttattTTGTCAACCATAAGAACAAATATCAAAAGAATAAATGTCAAAAGATAGAACAAGAACAAAGAAGGCTTATTGGGTCTCAAAAGTGTTGttgctctaataccatgacaaaaattgaaaaaaatatttttcttgtatattCTTTAAAAGATACAAttgtaaaaacaataaaaggaaaagaaaataatcctATATGCAATAAAATGCAATAAAGATTCTCCAAAGAATATCTCTATTTGTAGCAAAGAAAGTCAAATATCTTCATATCTTCAATAATATCTCAATTTAGGGAATCAAACATCTTCATaccttcaataattttaatttaaaatttcaattatgaactatcaaaaaaaaaataattaaaattttgatttaaaatgataaaagagtCTAATATTACTACATGGAGAAAATTAACCTCTTTGTAAtagaacataaataaaataaggttaACTTAGTATTAAGATAGAGTgatattttttccttaaaaattcattttatatatatatatatatatagtcccAAACAACTTAAGAAATGTTTgagatgaattttaatttttagttttaagtgTAGAATTAACCTTATGTTggaaaattctatttttaaaaaggttttcaaTATAATTTGATAGATTTCATTAAACATACATATGCTTGTACTCTCTCAACTTCTTCCAAACTTCTGTAAATCATGGTGAGAGTAGATCACATGTTGAGGAGTTCTATTactgaattatttttagaagtcGTGTTTGAGCTCTTCCAAAGGAGGCTTTAATCTTGGAAATGAATCTTTTTATTGttgtaaaaaaaagttaaaaaaataaaataaaatttaaaatgcatttaattccacatttttaaaaagaaaatgtaaattcTGAAAAGTGGTTCACTTTTAAAgtaaatatcttttaaattgtaaaaatacAAGCAGTTAAGTCATTACCAACATTGTGATTatcaaaattcacaagtgtcATCAGCCATATCATTTTAGATCCATTCTGCAACTTCCATACCCTTTTCTTTAGAACCTCCTCAATCAATCAAATCCCCCATCTTTACTTGTATCCTCGTACACAACCCTTGAAACCCTTCTACATTTTCTCAAGAAATCCACCATAGAATCACCCAGAAGCAAGAAAAACCCTTGAAGCCTTATGGTTCAAGGGGCTGGTAATGAGCCTCCACTGATGGTGGTGACTGACCCACAAACCAAAAATGAATACAGAATCAGGGATGTGATTGGAACTTCCAATGGAGCCACCGTCTACCAAGCAGACGAATCTTATGAATCCAACAAAGCCACTGCTGTAGCTGTGAAGATTCTCAATATCAAAAACAAAGATGAGAGGTACTGGGACTTGAAGCATGATATTCTCAACAGCAAATCTCTCCCTCATCATCCCAATGTAGTTGAAATCAAAGCCTCATTCAGTGTTGATGATAATCTCTGTGTTGTGATGCCTTTCATGAGCTTTGGCTCTCTCCAGTCCCTCATTTCTTCTCGGTTCAGAAATTGTTTTTCAGAAGATTGTATAGCCATAATCCTAACAGAAACATTAAAGGGTGTAGCTCATATCCACAGGAACCGTCATATTCACAAGCATATAGATGCTAAGAACATCTTTCTTTGCGAAAGTTCTGCTATAAGGTTGGCTTTTGCAGCTGCAGAGTATGATCATGGTCAAAATCACACCACTACAGCATTACCAAATCTGTGCGACTGGCCTGCGCCGGAGGTTCAGGGCTGCTGCACCACAATGTCTGATATATGGCTCGTTGGTATCACTGCACTGCAGCTAGCATTTGGCTTACGAGTTTCTACACGCCAAGGCATGGCGAGGATGATAAAAATGTACAGAAAAGACTGGGACGAAAGGACTCAGAAGGTGGGGTTAGATCCAACCCAGAGACATTTGCCCAGATCGTTTCAGGATATGGTGGGCATGTGCCTGGGTCAAGAGCAGCTGGACAGGCCGACTGCAAGTGAGCTGCTCAAACATGACTTATTCAAGAACCGTGGCGATGTACATTGCTTTTTCAACGCCATAAACCGAAAACGAATATGAGAGAAGAAGATATGAGTAAGATAGAGAGTGTTAGTAACAAATGTGAGGGGAAGAAGATACGAGTAAGGTAGAGAGTTGTAGTTTGAATTGGTTGATTTTTGGTTGCTGTAGCGTTGCAGGAAGAATAGAAAAGAGTTTGAGAATCGAAAATCCGTACATTTTCCCATCATGGTTGGAAGTGGACAAAGATATATGTATATTCATTTTGATTCctcttagaaaatattttccaattttctaatATCAATTAACgttctcctctttttttttcctg contains:
- the LOC104879109 gene encoding serine/threonine-protein kinase BLUS1-like, producing the protein MVQGAGNEPPLMVVTDPQTKNEYRIRDVIGTSNGATVYQADESYESNKATAVAVKILNIKNKDERYWDLKHDILNSKSLPHHPNVVEIKASFSVDDNLCVVMPFMSFGSLQSLISSRFRNCFSEDCIAIILTETLKGVAHIHRNRHIHKHIDAKNIFLCESSAIRLAFAAAEYDHGQNHTTTALPNLCDWPAPEVQGCCTTMSDIWLVGITALQLAFGLRVSTRQGMARMIKMYRKDWDERTQKVGLDPTQRHLPRSFQDMVGMCLGQEQLDRPTASELLKHDLFKNRGDVHCFFNAINRKRI